From Mytilus galloprovincialis chromosome 9, xbMytGall1.hap1.1, whole genome shotgun sequence, the proteins below share one genomic window:
- the LOC143046136 gene encoding sphingomyelin synthase-related protein 1-like encodes MSDPLLWNCERVKQFLCENGLQEYQKLLCDENRIDGRVLLTLTEKDLYQLKISALGDIKRLLFAIQDLQSGQNSRLQFPNYHNDCHSSSSSESSYMIDILDSSDDEKHNYRPKRKINQEVWKTGVSIVYTFFVHFVTSFAIIVAQERMPDKKQYRPLPDVMLDSITYVPWAYKVTEGVILAGFITYFIILVFHKYRFILLRRMFVIAASIFLFRSICVIVTSLPMPQENFNCEKLVFKNGWERFSRALEIYSGMGMKVSGLKTCGDYMFSGHTVTITTLILLINEYTPKRWIFLHILVWIVGLSGIIFILAGHGHYTLDVIVAFYITSRLFQYHHILANNKTSMTRDQSRLKKWFPVFYFFESNCDGIVPNEYEWPSSILESAMQRCAKLRNYISSLLS; translated from the exons ATGTCGGACCCTTTATTATGGAACTGTGAAAGAGTGAAACAATTTTTATGTGAGAACGGATTGCAAGAATACCAGAAACTACTATGTGATGAGAATAGAATCGACGGGCGTGTTCTTCTAACATTGACCGAAAAGGATTTATATCAGCTTAAAATATCAGCTTTAGGTGATATAAAAAGACTACTGTTTGCAATCCAAGACCTTCAGAGTGGACAGAATTCACGGTTACAATTTCCAAATTATCATAATGACTGTCACTCATCCTCTTCCTCAGAAAGTTCCTACATGATAGATATTCTAGATTCATCTGACGACGAAAAACATAACTATAGGCCAAAACGGAAAATAAATCAAGAAGTATGGAAGACGGGTGTCAGCATTgtctatacattttttgtacattttgtgaCTAGTTTTGCTATCATAGTTGCACAAGAGCGCATGCCTGACAAAAAGCAATATCGCCCATTACCTGACGTGATGTTAGATAGCATAACTTATGTTCCATGGGCATACAAAGTGACGGAGGGAGTTATTTTAGCTggatttattacatattttataatattagTGTTCCACAAATATAG GTTTATATTACTCAGAAGAATGTTTGTCATTGCCGCCTCCATCTTTTTATTTCGCAGTATATGTGTTATCGTTACTTCATTACCTATGCCTCAAGAAAATTTCAACTGTGAGAAACTG GTATTTAAAAACGGCTGGGAACGATTTTCAAGAGCTCTAGAGATTTATTCCGGAATGGGAATGAAAGTCTCCGGATTAAAAACCTGTGGAGATTACATGTTCAGTGGACATACAGTTACCATAACAACTCTTATTCTTCTTATTAATGAAT ATACACCAAAAAGATGGATATTTCTACACATACTGGTGTGGATTGTGGGGTTGTCTGGTATTATCTTCATTTTAGCAGGACACGGACACTATACCTTAGATGTGATAGTAGCCTTTTATATTACATCACGGTTATTCCAATATCACCACATCCTAGCTAACAATAAAACTTCAATGACAAGAGACCAGAGTAGACTTAAGAAATGGTTCCCAGTCTTTTATTTTTTCGAATCAAATTGTGATGGAATAGTTCCGAATGAATACGAATGGCCATCAAGTATTTTAGAATCAGCAATGCAACGGTGTGCAAAACTCAGAAACTATATATCTTCATTGCTATCATAA
- the LOC143046138 gene encoding modulator of smoothened protein-like: MDRLSIISGALFFTADVFAVASLAMPRWIVSDIGGRTYIGLLKSCLEMYGQQQSEMCFTPSPIRAEWILTFICIILGIMCVTTTIILLIISHWRYRVMKHARWLGFAAMILFCKAAVVFPIGFNMDQIGGEPYQLPNNYQVGISYIFFVLALWITVVSELFASKVCLPHF, encoded by the exons ATGGATCGATTAAGTATAATATCTGGAGCACTGTTTTTTACAGCTGATGTCTTTGCAGTGGCAAGCTTGGCCATGCCAAGGTGGATTGTTTCAGATATCGGAG GTCGAACATATATTGGACTGTTGAAATCCTGTCTAGAAATGTATGGACAACAGCAGAGTGAGATGTGTTTTACACCTTCCCCTATACGTGCTGAATGGATACTGACATTTATCTGTATAATACTGGGTATAATGTGTGTCACAACAACCATAATCCTACTAATTATATCTCACTGGAGGTATCGAGTGATGAAACATGCAAGATGGCTTGGATTTGCTGCCA tgATTCTGTTCTGTAAAGCTGCAGTAGTATTTCCTATAGGATTTAATATGGATCAGATTGGTGGAGAGCCGTATCAGTTGCCTAATAATTACCAAGTTGGAATCTCATATATCTTTTTTGTTCTGGCTTTATGGATAACTGTTGTATCAGAACTTTTTGCCAGTAAAGTCTGCTTACCACATTTCTAG